The region ataggtcacacgGAGACACCGTTGCTCTCTAATTATTGtttttttctgttttgttttttgttacCATGTGTTTTCTTCAATTAATTGAGGTAATTAAGAGCATGACGAAAGTTGGATTTTAGGCTATCGACAATCGTTGTTGTTGCTTACGGCCTTCAACCTGAATTATATGGACATACAAGAAAGAGTCCAAGATAGAAACAACAGGAGAAGTTGCATCTATATTGCTTATATACTTACAAGTTACATCTTCCTTTGCCCCCACCCACTTTCCAACCCAATTTTATTTGAGTACGATATGGATCAAAAAGTATTTATTGGTCAATATCAGAACTGTTTTGCACATCCGaccaaaaataaatgaattgaatatatatgtGGAGTTGAACAAAAGTAAGAACCTAGGGGCCGAGCCATTTCTTTAGTTATGGGCGCGCAAAACTCAATAAATTTGGCTCAAACcctatatttgtattaaaaaatctatatgatatgtataaatgatagagcaagaattaaataaacaaaacaaattgtGACCCAGAACCCATACTTTATAATCCTGGCTCCGCATCATGTTTGGTACGGTGAAAagtttttccaattttctcatgtttgtttGGTCAACATGTTActtaaaaatcaagaaaatgattTCTATAGTGGGAGTTGGAAAAGCGAGTTTCATAAGTGTCATTCCAAGCTCATTGTCTCCTCCCAATCCAATGCCCCAAGCCCCCAActgccacccccacccccacgcctCGCCATCCCCGACCCCACCTTGCTCCCCTCATCTCATCCGCGCATCATAATATTTTCTTAGGTTACAACgaattttttctatttatttaccgaacattagaaaataagtaaaagaaattacttattttcattttttttttttttttttggaaaaacaaTTTGCTTCGTCTCACACCCTTATACTCACATCAGTTCACCTAGTGGATGTGAGACAAGCTGTTGCAACAAACCCCAGCATCTCTATTTAAAGGAATGAGCAGTGATGTACTTGAAAAATAATGGTCACCATGAAATGGGGCTCTACTTATAATTGTTAGTGGGATTTCATGGGTCCTCCACAATTTTTGTTCGATGGCTATCATTAAAAGGGAATGAAAATGGCGTGAATAACATGATCAATATCTTATTATTACCACTAAGTTGGACGAATATTTGCCCCATTAGTGTTATAACTACTAAAAATGCACATTaggacaaagaagaaaaaaagaataatagcaCTATAGCTAATGACTTAATAATTTTAAGTTGCTCCATGTAATGGAGTTGTGTTTTCTCACgtttcaaaattttcctaatAACCATACGATATTCACGATTTATTAGTCTGATTAAAATAAATTCGTGGGGTGTAAAGTTCATTAAAGGGAGAAGCACTCCCTACCAAGTAGAAGCAATATAGGGACTATGAGTTCATATAAATCTATAACTTTCAACAcagagtatatatatgtgaaaatCTATTAGATCTCACtaaatattaaatttgaatCTATAATTTTAACACAATGATATATAAGTATAACACTGAGAATCTTAAAAATTAAATCTATTAAATTGAAATCATGAATCCACCTCTACTACCAAGACTCAAGGTTGAGACCTGGCCGTCAGTTTTAATGTTTCCCATTTGATTTGATTAGTAGTACTATTTTATATTGCACATTCCTCACATTTTTCCCCCATTTAGTATTCCGTACCTAATTAGGGTGTTTTTGGTGGTTTGCCCACTATAATCGTCCTCATCACTTCAGCTTCGAAATGTGCTCCTACCGTTATAAAATTGGTCCAAATATACATTTATTTAGGCAGAAGCTTTCAAACACGTGGTCTCTTTGTACAAGAAAAAAGGCTCAAATTTGCCActaaaattttgcaaaattgtgcatttttcatttttctcaacaTACCATTCAATCGCTCTAAATGGATCACCACTATAACAATTGATTTTCTCCACACTAAAAGATACTACTTGAAAACCACCGTTACTGCACCACCAATTCACCTCGATGACACTCACATATtgaacacacaaaattttcatgcaaaATCACCTCATTCAAACGCTCTCTTTCACACTTTCGtctttactatatatatatatatatatatatatatatatatatatatatatatattattgtaagACCAATTGTCCTCAACTATTATAATCCACTCTTGACTGCCAGGATTTTGTTGCAAATGATTTAAAAGCTAACTATTATATACCTAGACTTATTTTAGCATTAGGATATTGATGTGGAGTTCCATCACTATTGATGATCTGAGAAAGATTGGTGATGGAGTTGTGTTAGATTGAGTTTCCAACAAACGTGATAATTTAACTAGGTGGTGCTATTGTTCATTGTTTGAGCTTTATTTGGGATGATTTAAAGTTAGAGTCATTAATTTGAGCTTCGGGAATAGACACATTACAGTTGGAGGTTTTGAgtgttgaaaaaaataatattgttgttgcTCGAATAATAAGCCCTTTATTCAAAATTCATGGGTAAATTTGAATAATTTCGCAAAGTTCAAGAGTAGATTTGAGCCTTTTCTCTTGTAAGAAAATGTCACGGATTGGAAAGCTTCCGGCATTAGTGAATAATGACATATTTGAACCAATTTTGTAAAGTAAAAGCATATTTTAGTCCAACTATTGAGGTAGCCATTTCCGATACTGTACTAAACTTAACTGAATGCAATGAATGTACACACAAAATCACAATACTCCTAATAATAGAAGATAATTGGGAAACGTTTTACTCCACTATTTAACCATCGCGAAGGAAATGCTGCCATTTTTAATTCACTACAAAATTCAAATGCTCGTAATTCTTGATATACATACATGAATAATATATACACTAGGCGAAGCTAGAATATAGTTTATGGGTTCGATTGAATTTAATAACTAGGCCAAATTCTACATTTATCTTAATAAATCACGAAATAtgcataaattattaatttgaaacCCAGTAACAATCAGAAACAGTCCGATGCACATAATTGGCCGCGTTAGCAGGATCCTAGAAAGGGCCGCACCCCCAAATGGTGTGATGTAAAAGGAGGGATGCAACTCGAGAACTTTTTCGGTGGTCACCCATCCTAGCACTACTCTCGCTCAAGCACACTTAACTTCAGAGTTTTGATGAACCCAATACGTTAGTGCTGATATGATCGCATCCTTAATTTTAAACCTagtaagtcaaaaaaaaaaaaaaaaaaaaaaactagaatcGCGAACTCATAAACATAATATTACCCCACTACTTCCTAAGGTAAAAATGCATTTACATGATAATCTGTAGGAACCGATCGGCTGCCCGACGACTCACCACCGACGGCCCCACACTTATGACACCTGGCAGCCACTGGTATCTGCCGGCAAGACGGACAAGACGAATGCGATCCTAACCACGTATCAATGCACGCCACGTGGAATCCATGGCCGCACAACGGCAATACTCGTATTTCATCTCCGTTAACAAATTCCGTTAAGCAAATTGCACATTCAGAGAATTTCGCAGATTGTTCTAGTGTGTAGCTGAACTTTGGGAGTGATTTAAGGACCTTCTTCTTCAAACCTGttggaaaaataattcaaaGTCGTAAGATATCAAAATTGGTTAGGATTCGatgtattaattaatatattgttAGGCTTTCTAATCAAGTTTATGTAGGAATATGTTTTATTGTTTTGTGTTGGTAGGCGTTTGACCATAGAAATCAAatgtttttcattttatttggaatttttaaagTTACGAgttgaagatgaagttgtgtttttacaaaaaaaaatatttggttattCGAATGTACtgagagtaaaaaaaaaatattttaattgttttttaaattccaattATATTTGGAATTTTAATGGCCAAACGCTGACAGAAAAAAATTCtcgaaaaaaatgaataattctcatggccaaacggatGTAGGTTTCGTACTATTCCTgccgtcctaatttatgtaatattatttgcttttcgagagtcaatttaacaaaattttaaaactaaattggattatatatgttaactcaataatttaagattaaatttataaatttgaaaACTACCTGCaactttttctcatatcaatttggtggaaaataaatcttaaaatattgatcaaaatttaAGCAGTTTATATCTCGAgaagcgaaaagtgtcacataaatcgACAAATGAAACATTATAAATGGAGATGCTGCTAGCTAAATAGAACATTCTAAGATTTATGAGTTTATTCAAAACCTTTGTTGGccggaggaggaggaggaacaGCTGAATTTCCTCCGGCAGCGATCCGTCGAATCCAAGCGCAACGAGCAACAGTAACAAGTCCAAGCACACAAATTAGCCCGCAGAGTAAGGCAGCTAAGATCACGACAAAGTCAGAGTCGGCTATGTCGATACCCAAGGACTGATTCTCCGGCGGTGATGGTGAAGTCACCGCCGGCGAATTTATGCCCCCGGGAATATGTGGAAGATTAGTAGTACTCATGTGGGAAGTGTTTGTTGAAGAATTGAATGGAGGGCGGCGTTTTTTTATCAATGCGGAAAGGTTGTTGGTTTGTTTTTTGGCCGGTATAGTTGTGTGTCAGTTTTATATAGGAAGTGAGATTCTATCACTTTCCTTTTATTTTGCTCCCTCCATTTAATTTCATGCGTTTGTTACTTTGGCCCCACATATAATTTAAGAAAGTAGGCAAATAAAATGTGGAATTTTATAATCTTAAATTAAATAtgatactcccttcgtcccaatttatgtgatgtaagaaaggaagacttttgaaatgtctAAAAagtgtgactgtaaatcattttattaagagtaaaaaagtgaagttttgagttaaattattttcaaatataaaaatgtataatacaGTTTTGtacagactaaaaaaaaagtgtagcgcataaattgagacagagggagtagtaaatTGCTCTTTCGAATCTTGTAATTTTAAACATATTATGTCATGTGTGattctaaaatttaaaatactattattaaacattttaaatagattagaaaaatatataaaatacataaaatgaaACATAAAGAACACATATTATACCTGGTTTCTGATTCTTAAATTAGAAATCAAAATGGAACCAAAATAAATATAGCTTGGCTCTTTATTGGGTAAAATTTACTTGCATTCGGTGTTTGGTGGAATTTTCACCGATTGACCCTTTTTGGGTATACTCTTAGTAAACGATTTTTATTTCTTCCGCAACCTATGGGCCTTTTAGATAACGGTCCAAAGATGTTGGTGAGCAGACTGAAAATTTTAGGGGAAAGGACATATATGGGCGCTCGACCATAACTAATCCCACCCTCTAGCCCAATTTTTTCCAAACCCAAAATGTAGCAATTAAACAAATCTCATTCATTAgccaaaacttaaataagacagttttcaaataaaaacccaaatacaaaaatgtttgaggtgatttttatatataatatgtgtctttatgtataaaatatgtaccAGTACCTATTTGcaatgtatataaactgtataaaatatgaatcactaaggtataTATcaattttgtatataatatatatcatttgtgtatataatgtgtatcagCACAGTGCAACTGCCctgtatagaatagaaaattatttcatttttgtatataatatgtatcatttttgtatagaaagtgtatatataattccgaTGTGTATATATAACCGTAcgtcttgtatagaaagtgtaccatacgtataaaaaatgtattacagaaaccgtatcattgtggtatataatatgtatcactattgtatatgtaaaaaaaaatatcatatcattattgcataatatgtgtataataaatgtataattaatgtataataaatgtatgattaattccaaAGATATGTATGTAAACTGTaccattcttgtatataaagtttatatataattccaatatatgtatatatgttgtagcagCCTGAGCTGTTGGGCCGGCTAGCCTTGACATTATTTGGGGCCGACCGCATTTTTTGGCATTATTCTGGGCCTAGCAAACTCTTCGGGGTATTAGGCCCAAATATTGGCCAAATGTGACATTACTTTGGGCCATTGGACACACAGTGtccttttcccaaaattttattAGAAAATATTAGGGCATGATCTAACATTTGTAAATTATTACAAAATTTAGACGACAGCCTAATGTTCTCTATAAGATTGAGAAATACATGAATAAACATTAAGTTTGAGTCTAACATTATCCGGAAAGGCATTTTCGCAAGAGTTATATTCgtgtaaattttaaaaataaagacaaaatataaaatatgaccTAAGAAGAGACTTTTGCATAAATCATTCATTATCTTTACACCAAAGTCAACTGACATTGGACAAG is a window of Lycium ferocissimum isolate CSIRO_LF1 chromosome 12, AGI_CSIRO_Lferr_CH_V1, whole genome shotgun sequence DNA encoding:
- the LOC132040361 gene encoding RING-H2 finger protein ATL80-like; translation: MSTTNLPHIPGGINSPAVTSPSPPENQSLGIDIADSDFVVILAALLCGLICVLGLVTVARCAWIRRIAAGGNSAVPPPPPANKGLKKKVLKSLPKFSYTLEQSAKFSECAICLTEFVNGDEIRVLPLCGHGFHVACIDTWLGSHSSCPSCRQIPVAARCHKCGAVGGESSGSRSVPTDYHVNAFLP